A genomic window from Shewanella vesiculosa includes:
- the rlmB gene encoding 23S rRNA (guanosine(2251)-2'-O)-methyltransferase RlmB: protein MKKQDTIFGIHAVEALLNHSPERVIELWLLQGRDDERLTPLINIASTFGTTLQRAARKVLDDKAGSSQHQGIVARVKAVKPLTETDLDALLDKTEVPFLLILDGVTDPHNLGACLRNADAAGVHAVIVPKDNSVGLTSTVSKVACGAAETVPLFQVTNLARTMRHLQDKGVWIVGTAGEADGNVYQADLKGPLAIAMGAEDKGLRRLSREGCDSLVSIPMAGSVSSLNVSVATGVCLFEAVRQRLG from the coding sequence ATGAAAAAACAAGATACCATTTTTGGCATTCATGCCGTTGAAGCATTATTAAATCATAGCCCTGAACGTGTGATTGAACTTTGGCTGTTACAAGGCCGTGATGACGAACGCTTAACGCCATTGATTAATATCGCATCAACGTTTGGTACTACATTGCAACGTGCTGCACGTAAAGTGTTAGACGACAAAGCGGGTAGCTCACAACACCAAGGTATTGTCGCGCGTGTAAAAGCGGTAAAACCTTTGACAGAAACTGATTTAGACGCATTACTTGATAAAACAGAAGTGCCTTTTTTACTCATTTTAGACGGTGTAACCGACCCACATAATCTTGGTGCTTGCTTACGTAATGCCGATGCCGCTGGGGTACATGCGGTGATTGTACCTAAAGATAATTCAGTTGGATTAACCTCAACCGTCAGCAAAGTGGCTTGTGGCGCAGCAGAAACGGTACCGTTATTCCAAGTGACCAATCTTGCTCGTACCATGCGTCATCTTCAAGACAAAGGTGTTTGGATTGTCGGCACAGCAGGCGAAGCAGATGGTAATGTATATCAAGCGGACCTTAAAGGGCCTCTAGCGATTGCTATGGGTGCTGAAGATAAAGGTTTGCGTCGTTTATCTCGCGAAGGCTGTGATTCATTGGTTTCGATCCCAATGGCTGGCAGTGTGTCGAGCCTTAACGTGTCCGTTGCCACTGGGGTATGCTTATTTGAAGCCGTCAGGCAGCGTTTAGGTTAA
- the rplM gene encoding 50S ribosomal protein L13, translating to MKTFTATPETVTRDWFVVDAEGKTLGRIATEIATRLRGKHKPEYTPHVDTGDYIIVINAEKVTVTGNKAAGKIYYSHSGFIGGIKQISFEKLQAHKPEMIIEKAVKGMLPKGPLGRAMFRKLKVYAGTEHNHAAQQPQVLDI from the coding sequence ATGAAGACTTTTACTGCTACACCAGAAACTGTAACTCGTGACTGGTTTGTTGTTGACGCTGAAGGCAAAACTTTAGGCCGTATCGCAACTGAAATCGCAACTCGCTTACGTGGCAAGCATAAGCCAGAATACACTCCACACGTTGACACCGGTGATTACATCATCGTTATCAATGCTGAAAAAGTGACTGTAACTGGTAATAAAGCAGCCGGTAAGATCTACTACTCTCATTCAGGCTTCATTGGTGGCATTAAGCAAATCAGCTTTGAGAAGCTTCAAGCTCATAAGCCTGAAATGATCATCGAGAAAGCAGTTAAGGGTATGTTACCAAAAGGTCCTTTGGGCCGTGCCATGTTCCGTAAACTTAAAGTTTATGCTGGCACAGAACATAACCACGCTGCACAACAACCACAAGTTCTTGATATCTAA
- the rnr gene encoding ribonuclease R, translating to MINDPHFEREQDKYDNPIPSREYILEYLRAQKSPVTRDKIAEALSITDEVPLEALRRRLRAMERDGQLVFTRGQSYGLPERMDLLSGTVLGHRDGFGFFKPDEGGDDLFISNRDMLMYFHGDKVLAQKAGTDRRGRREARIVRLVHERTAALVGRYHVDAGMGFVIADDRRITQEILIASEDTLGARAGDVVVVELTRRPGRFVKAAAKVTEVLGKTMAPGMEIEIALRNYDLPHTWSAIIEKKLKRIPEEVTEEDKLGRVDLRHLPLVTIDGEDARDFDDAVYAEAKPSGGWRLWVAIADVSHYVRTDSALDTEARARGNSVYFPSQVIPMLPEKISNGLCSLKPKVDRLCMVAEMTISAAGKLSGTKFYPAVMHSHARFTYTQVADMLEGGPIAPEHEALFPHLLCLQSLYLTLDERRAERGAIAFETLETQFIFNEQRKIDKIVPRGRNQAHKIIEECMILANVASAKFVKKHKGEVLYRVHEAPSEQKLANFKEFLAERGLSMDGGLEPTPTDYQNLMLKIADRPDFELIQVMLLRSMRQAVYSPDNEGHFGLALEAYSHFTSPIRRYPDLILHRVIKYLLAKEQGDVTDKWTQDGGYLYQLEELDLLGEECSTTERRADEATRDVSDWLKCEYMQDHVGDTFDAVIASVTSFGLFVRLNELFIDGLVHISSLASDYYQFDPMRQRLVGENTRQVYQVGDAVTVKVAAVNLDDRQIDLLMVGDNSKGAGKSARKGSKPSTARERVNVEGAKAARKGKSTDKPKSDKSKSDKPKASKRRSSNKASSPASKPVAAKKSTAAEQKADTTKPNSSVKKTPAKRSKRK from the coding sequence ATGATCAACGATCCTCATTTTGAGAGAGAACAAGACAAGTACGACAATCCTATTCCTAGCCGTGAGTATATTTTAGAATACTTGCGTGCCCAAAAGTCTCCTGTTACCCGCGATAAAATAGCTGAAGCATTATCCATTACCGATGAAGTGCCATTAGAAGCACTTCGTCGTCGTTTACGTGCGATGGAACGTGATGGCCAGCTAGTCTTTACTCGCGGGCAAAGCTATGGCTTACCTGAGCGTATGGATTTATTGTCTGGTACCGTTTTAGGCCACCGCGATGGATTTGGCTTCTTTAAGCCTGATGAAGGCGGTGACGACTTATTTATCAGTAATCGCGATATGCTGATGTATTTTCATGGCGATAAAGTGCTAGCACAAAAAGCGGGTACTGATCGTCGTGGTCGTCGTGAAGCTCGAATTGTGCGCTTAGTTCATGAGCGAACGGCTGCCTTAGTTGGCCGTTACCACGTCGACGCCGGTATGGGCTTTGTGATTGCAGATGACAGACGTATCACCCAAGAAATATTAATCGCCAGTGAAGATACCCTAGGCGCCCGCGCCGGTGATGTGGTGGTGGTTGAGTTAACCCGTCGCCCTGGTCGTTTTGTTAAAGCGGCAGCGAAAGTGACCGAAGTCTTAGGTAAGACCATGGCACCGGGTATGGAAATTGAAATTGCCTTACGTAATTATGATTTACCCCACACTTGGTCAGCGATTATTGAGAAAAAACTCAAACGTATTCCTGAAGAAGTCACCGAAGAAGATAAATTAGGTCGCGTCGATTTACGCCATTTACCCTTGGTCACTATTGATGGCGAAGATGCCCGTGATTTTGATGATGCGGTATATGCTGAAGCAAAACCAAGTGGCGGCTGGCGTTTATGGGTGGCGATTGCTGATGTGAGTCATTATGTACGTACTGATTCAGCATTAGATACTGAAGCGCGTGCACGTGGTAATTCGGTGTATTTCCCGTCGCAAGTTATTCCTATGCTGCCTGAGAAAATATCTAATGGCTTGTGTTCATTAAAGCCAAAAGTCGACCGTTTATGTATGGTTGCTGAGATGACAATTTCTGCAGCGGGTAAGTTATCGGGCACCAAGTTTTATCCAGCAGTAATGCATTCTCATGCTCGGTTTACCTATACCCAAGTTGCTGACATGCTAGAAGGTGGCCCAATAGCCCCTGAGCATGAAGCGCTATTCCCACATTTATTATGTTTGCAGTCGTTATATCTCACTTTAGATGAGCGTCGTGCTGAACGTGGTGCTATTGCATTTGAAACCTTAGAAACGCAGTTCATCTTTAATGAGCAGCGTAAAATTGACAAAATCGTCCCACGAGGCCGCAACCAAGCGCATAAAATCATTGAAGAATGTATGATTTTAGCCAACGTGGCTTCGGCAAAGTTTGTCAAAAAACACAAAGGTGAGGTGCTGTATCGTGTGCATGAAGCGCCGTCAGAACAAAAACTGGCTAACTTTAAAGAGTTTCTTGCTGAGCGCGGCTTAAGCATGGATGGTGGCTTAGAACCAACCCCGACTGACTATCAAAATCTGATGTTAAAAATTGCTGACCGTCCTGACTTTGAGTTAATTCAGGTGATGTTATTGCGCTCAATGCGCCAAGCTGTTTACAGCCCAGATAACGAAGGTCATTTTGGTTTAGCATTAGAAGCGTATTCGCATTTCACTTCGCCAATTCGTCGTTACCCTGATTTGATTTTACATCGAGTGATTAAGTATTTACTCGCAAAAGAGCAGGGCGATGTCACCGACAAGTGGACTCAAGATGGCGGTTATCTTTATCAGCTTGAAGAGTTAGATCTATTAGGTGAAGAATGTTCAACCACCGAGCGCCGCGCAGATGAAGCCACTCGCGATGTCAGTGATTGGTTAAAATGTGAATACATGCAAGATCACGTCGGTGATACCTTTGATGCCGTCATTGCTTCAGTCACTAGCTTTGGTCTGTTTGTTAGATTAAACGAATTATTTATTGATGGCTTAGTACACATATCAAGCCTTGCCAGCGACTACTACCAATTCGATCCAATGCGTCAACGACTGGTTGGTGAAAACACTCGCCAAGTGTATCAAGTGGGTGATGCTGTTACTGTTAAGGTTGCTGCGGTTAATCTTGATGATCGTCAAATTGACTTGTTGATGGTGGGTGACAATAGTAAAGGCGCAGGCAAATCGGCACGTAAAGGCAGCAAGCCTTCAACGGCTCGTGAACGAGTGAATGTTGAAGGGGCTAAAGCCGCACGTAAAGGTAAGTCGACAGATAAACCTAAGTCAGACAAATCTAAGTCGGATAAGCCTAAGGCCAGTAAACGTCGCTCAAGCAATAAAGCGTCATCGCCTGCGAGCAAGCCAGTGGCGGCAAAGAAGTCCACCGCGGCAGAGCAAAAAGCTGATACCACAAAACCGAATTCTAGCGTTAAGAAAACCCCTGCCAAGCGCAGCAAGAGAAAGTAA
- a CDS encoding adenylosuccinate synthase, producing the protein MGKNVVVLGTQWGDEGKGKIVDLLTEQAKYVVRYQGGHNAGHTLVIDGEKTVLHLIPSGILRDNVKCIIGNGVVVAPDALMKEINMLKGRGVPVEERLLISEACPLILPFHCALDIAREKARGNQAIGTTGRGIGPAYEDKVSRRGLRIGDLFNAELFATKLKEVMKYHNFMLTEYYKVEAVDYQQTLDDALAIADYLKSMCTDVSEMLDAARKAGEPILFEGAQGTLLDIDHGTYPFVTSSNTTAGGVATGSGFGPRHLDYVLGIMKAYTTRVGAGPFPTELANEIGDYIGEKGQEFGATTGRKRRPGWLDAVAMRRAVQINSVSGFCLTKLDVLDGLKEVKICVGYQYPDGTVSKVTPLAAEGYDLVTPIYETMPGWSENTFGATSIEQLPTAAMNYIKRLEELLETPIDIISTGPDRNETMILVSPFK; encoded by the coding sequence ATGGGCAAAAATGTAGTCGTACTCGGCACTCAATGGGGTGACGAAGGCAAAGGTAAGATTGTCGACCTTTTAACAGAACAGGCAAAATACGTAGTTCGTTACCAAGGCGGCCATAATGCTGGTCACACTTTGGTAATTGATGGTGAAAAAACCGTTCTTCATCTTATTCCGTCTGGGATTTTACGTGATAACGTAAAATGCATTATCGGTAATGGTGTGGTTGTTGCTCCTGATGCGTTGATGAAAGAAATCAACATGCTCAAAGGACGTGGCGTACCTGTAGAAGAGCGTTTATTAATTTCTGAAGCATGTCCGCTTATCCTTCCGTTCCATTGTGCATTGGATATTGCTCGCGAGAAAGCGCGCGGTAATCAAGCCATTGGTACAACTGGACGTGGTATTGGTCCTGCATATGAAGACAAAGTTTCTCGTCGCGGTTTACGCATCGGTGATTTGTTTAATGCAGAACTTTTCGCAACTAAGTTAAAAGAAGTGATGAAATATCATAACTTCATGCTAACTGAGTATTACAAAGTTGAAGCTGTTGATTATCAGCAAACACTTGATGATGCATTAGCGATTGCTGATTATCTGAAAAGTATGTGTACTGATGTCAGTGAAATGCTTGATGCTGCGCGTAAAGCGGGTGAGCCGATTCTATTTGAAGGCGCTCAAGGCACATTATTGGATATCGACCACGGTACTTATCCATTCGTGACGTCATCAAACACAACAGCTGGCGGTGTAGCGACAGGTTCAGGTTTTGGTCCTCGTCATTTAGACTATGTTTTAGGCATCATGAAAGCTTACACGACTCGCGTCGGTGCTGGTCCATTCCCAACAGAATTAGCCAACGAAATTGGCGATTATATTGGTGAGAAAGGCCAAGAGTTTGGTGCAACGACTGGTCGTAAACGTCGTCCAGGTTGGTTGGATGCAGTGGCCATGCGCCGTGCGGTTCAAATCAATAGCGTTAGTGGTTTTTGTTTAACTAAATTAGACGTTTTAGACGGTCTAAAAGAAGTTAAAATCTGTGTTGGCTATCAATATCCTGATGGAACAGTTTCTAAGGTAACTCCTTTGGCTGCAGAAGGTTATGATTTAGTTACGCCAATATACGAAACTATGCCTGGTTGGAGTGAAAACACTTTTGGTGCTACATCAATCGAGCAGTTGCCTACCGCGGCAATGAACTATATCAAACGTCTTGAAGAGTTATTAGAGACGCCTATTGATATTATCTCTACTGGGCCGGACAGAAATGAAACCATGATTTTGGTTAGTCCGTTCAAGTAA
- a CDS encoding MFS transporter, which translates to MDSPLRSFASLYSTTFLMVLAAGLLTTYLGLSLTTMQVPQIWIGGMMSAYYIGLVCGSKVGHKLIAQVGHIRAFVACAGIVTASALGHALIDNLAIWLVLRLAVGMGMMCQYMVLESWLNEQAENNQRGTVFASYMIVSYLALMAGQGAISLYPDLGLEPLLLIAICFALCIVPISITRRIHPEPLTPAPLQMGLYWKRAPQALTTIALGSMIVGCFYGLAPSYATAKGIDPEHVALYMSCTIFAGLLAQWPMGKLSDVISRSLLIRINCALLGVIVLIITIIPFHAVSSLILTSLFGILAFTLYPLATALANSRVEQHERVGLSATILVTFGIGASIGPLVASGLMQALGDQMLYGFMAMCSFTLLARLLWINVRQKAEQTSTGDYMMAGGDLVSSPLAASFDPRVDIEMVNEQMINPAEDAFDVQPESTNDEFDDADEQAEYNTSYSSVSEETLIPEELDDEDVDNEIGRR; encoded by the coding sequence ATGGACAGCCCGCTACGCAGTTTTGCCTCATTATATAGCACCACCTTTTTGATGGTGCTTGCTGCAGGTCTACTGACCACATACTTAGGCCTAAGTCTTACCACAATGCAGGTGCCACAAATATGGATTGGTGGCATGATGTCAGCTTACTATATTGGCCTAGTCTGCGGCTCTAAAGTTGGCCATAAACTGATTGCACAAGTCGGTCATATTCGTGCTTTTGTTGCCTGTGCGGGCATAGTGACTGCCTCTGCATTGGGTCATGCCCTAATCGATAATTTAGCCATTTGGCTAGTATTGCGCCTCGCAGTGGGTATGGGAATGATGTGCCAATATATGGTGTTAGAAAGCTGGCTCAACGAGCAGGCAGAAAACAACCAACGTGGTACTGTTTTTGCGAGCTACATGATCGTATCTTATTTAGCGCTAATGGCTGGGCAAGGAGCCATTAGTTTATATCCCGATTTAGGCTTAGAGCCACTGCTGTTGATTGCCATCTGTTTTGCCTTATGTATCGTACCGATTTCGATCACGCGCAGAATTCACCCCGAACCGTTAACACCAGCCCCATTACAAATGGGACTCTATTGGAAAAGAGCACCCCAAGCTCTGACAACCATAGCCTTAGGAAGCATGATAGTCGGCTGTTTTTATGGTTTGGCTCCCTCTTATGCCACGGCTAAAGGTATTGATCCTGAGCACGTTGCGCTCTATATGTCGTGTACCATTTTTGCAGGATTGCTAGCCCAATGGCCAATGGGTAAATTATCCGATGTCATCTCTCGTAGCTTATTAATTCGAATTAACTGCGCTTTATTAGGCGTCATAGTGTTGATCATTACAATAATCCCATTCCACGCAGTGTCTTCGTTAATATTAACCAGCTTATTTGGTATTTTAGCGTTTACCTTGTATCCATTAGCAACTGCATTAGCCAATTCGCGCGTTGAACAACATGAGCGGGTAGGGCTATCTGCCACAATCTTAGTCACCTTTGGTATTGGCGCAAGTATTGGTCCTTTAGTCGCTTCTGGCTTAATGCAAGCATTAGGTGATCAAATGCTATATGGATTTATGGCGATGTGCTCATTCACCTTACTGGCAAGGCTACTGTGGATTAATGTGCGTCAAAAAGCTGAGCAAACAAGTACTGGAGATTACATGATGGCCGGGGGCGACTTAGTCAGCTCGCCATTAGCAGCATCATTTGATCCACGTGTTGACATTGAAATGGTCAACGAACAAATGATCAATCCCGCTGAAGATGCATTCGATGTCCAACCGGAATCAACCAATGATGAGTTTGATGATGCTGATGAGCAAGCTGAATATAATACCTCTTATTCCAGTGTGAGCGAAGAAACCTTGATACCAGAGGAGTTAGATGACGAGGATGTCGATAACGAAATTGGCAGACGCTAA
- the priB gene encoding primosomal replication protein N — translation MNNHLVLSGTITRTRRLDSPSGIAHVVITVEHKSQRQEVEMLRNVYCLIQVILSGPRFNSVANKLQVGVQVDVEGFLSLQQGRNGQNRLVLHAENVELKT, via the coding sequence TTGAATAATCACTTAGTGTTGTCTGGCACGATAACTCGTACAAGACGATTAGATAGCCCAAGCGGGATTGCCCATGTGGTGATAACGGTAGAGCATAAATCACAGCGGCAAGAAGTAGAAATGTTAAGAAACGTCTACTGTTTGATCCAAGTGATATTAAGTGGTCCGCGCTTTAATAGCGTAGCAAATAAATTACAAGTAGGTGTGCAAGTTGATGTTGAAGGGTTTCTTTCACTACAACAAGGGCGAAATGGACAAAACCGTTTAGTCTTGCATGCTGAAAATGTCGAATTGAAAACTTAG
- the zapE gene encoding cell division protein ZapE yields the protein MSQLTPWQHYQQDLTREDFSHDAAQEKAVKSLQRVYDELMVAAKPISGINKLFAAVGVKSTPAAVKGLYLWGGVGRGKTYLMDTFFDSLPIEQKLRAHFHRFMHQIHHDLGELKGVQDPLLSIAKKMASQYKIICFDEFFVSDITDAMLLGTLFQALFKEGVALVATSNIIPDELYKNGLQRARFLPAIALINQQCEILNVDSGIDYRLRTLEQAEIYHHPLDEQADINLLHYFDQLATESERLTSPIEIDGRAIRIRQQSQGVLLINFRDLCDGPRSQRDYMEMACLYHTVLLSGLEQMGSQQTGDDIARRFLAMVDEFYERNVKLIISAQVELEQIYTDGQLTFEFRRCRSRLIEMQSREYLALEHLP from the coding sequence GTGTCGCAGTTAACCCCTTGGCAGCATTATCAGCAAGACCTTACCCGAGAAGATTTTTCACATGATGCCGCACAAGAAAAAGCGGTAAAATCATTACAACGCGTTTACGATGAATTAATGGTCGCGGCTAAACCGATATCTGGTATTAATAAATTGTTTGCTGCCGTTGGGGTTAAATCAACACCTGCAGCGGTAAAAGGCTTGTATTTATGGGGCGGCGTTGGTCGCGGTAAAACCTATTTAATGGATACTTTTTTTGACTCATTGCCTATTGAGCAAAAATTACGAGCTCATTTTCATCGGTTTATGCATCAAATCCATCATGACTTAGGCGAGTTAAAAGGTGTACAAGATCCGCTATTGTCTATAGCCAAGAAGATGGCGTCGCAATATAAAATTATTTGTTTTGATGAGTTTTTTGTCTCTGATATTACCGATGCCATGTTATTGGGGACTCTATTTCAAGCATTGTTCAAAGAAGGGGTTGCACTCGTGGCTACCTCAAACATCATCCCCGATGAATTATATAAAAACGGTCTACAGCGAGCGCGTTTTTTACCTGCGATTGCGTTGATTAATCAACAATGTGAAATTCTCAATGTCGATTCAGGTATTGATTACCGTCTTCGCACCTTAGAGCAGGCTGAGATTTATCATCATCCACTCGATGAACAAGCAGACATCAACTTGTTGCATTACTTTGATCAACTCGCGACCGAATCAGAAAGACTGACCTCCCCGATAGAAATTGATGGCCGTGCCATTCGCATTCGTCAACAGTCACAAGGTGTACTGTTAATTAATTTTCGTGATCTCTGCGATGGCCCTCGTTCACAGCGAGATTACATGGAAATGGCATGCCTTTATCATACTGTGTTGCTGAGTGGATTAGAGCAAATGGGTTCACAGCAAACGGGTGATGATATTGCCAGACGCTTTTTAGCCATGGTTGATGAGTTTTATGAGCGAAATGTGAAATTGATTATTTCTGCGCAAGTGGAATTAGAGCAGATTTATACCGATGGCCAGTTAACGTTTGAGTTCAGACGCTGTCGCTCAAGACTGATTGAAATGCAATCGAGAGAGTATCTGGCGCTGGAACATTTACCATAG
- the rpsI gene encoding 30S ribosomal protein S9, with protein sequence MSATQYYGTGRRKTSTARVFAKAGSGNIVVNQRPLDVYFGRETARMVVRQPLELVEMTDKLDIYVTVKGGGTTGQAGAIRHGITRALLQLDEALRPTLRTAGFVTRDARKVERKKVGLRKARRKPQFSKR encoded by the coding sequence ATGTCTGCAACTCAGTACTACGGCACTGGCCGTCGCAAAACATCTACAGCTCGCGTTTTCGCTAAAGCAGGTAGTGGCAATATCGTTGTAAACCAACGTCCTTTGGATGTTTATTTTGGTCGTGAAACTGCTCGTATGGTTGTTCGTCAACCATTAGAATTAGTTGAAATGACTGATAAATTAGACATCTATGTAACAGTTAAGGGCGGTGGTACTACTGGCCAAGCTGGTGCAATTCGTCACGGTATTACCCGTGCACTATTGCAACTAGACGAAGCTTTACGTCCTACTCTACGTACCGCTGGTTTTGTTACCCGTGATGCTCGTAAAGTTGAACGTAAGAAAGTTGGTCTACGTAAAGCACGTCGTAAGCCACAATTCTCTAAGCGTTAA
- a CDS encoding DUF2065 domain-containing protein translates to MNIPLLMSAFGLVLILEGLGPLLFPNKWQKYLLELSTQKQNVLRRLGGCLVTTGAVLLIIFQ, encoded by the coding sequence ATGAATATACCGTTATTAATGAGTGCATTTGGGTTAGTTTTAATCCTTGAAGGGCTAGGTCCATTACTTTTTCCTAACAAGTGGCAAAAATATTTATTAGAGCTTTCGACACAAAAGCAAAATGTTCTCAGACGCTTAGGTGGCTGCTTAGTAACAACAGGAGCCGTTTTATTGATCATTTTTCAATAA
- the rpsF gene encoding 30S ribosomal protein S6 — protein sequence MRHYEIVFMVHPDQSEQVPGMIERYTGVITAANGTIHRLEDWGRRQLAYPIQDLHKAHYVLLNVEASAESIEELETAFRFNDAVLRNMVMRTKVAVTEASPMAKARDERDSRRSPSDDRNAEESAEENAE from the coding sequence ATGCGTCATTATGAAATCGTATTTATGGTTCACCCAGATCAAAGTGAACAAGTCCCAGGTATGATTGAGCGTTACACCGGTGTTATCACCGCTGCTAATGGTACAATCCACCGTTTAGAAGATTGGGGCCGTCGTCAATTGGCTTACCCGATCCAAGACCTACATAAAGCTCACTATGTTCTTTTGAACGTAGAAGCATCTGCAGAGTCTATCGAAGAACTAGAAACAGCTTTCCGTTTCAACGACGCTGTTCTGCGTAACATGGTAATGCGCACTAAAGTGGCCGTTACTGAAGCTTCTCCTATGGCAAAAGCAAGAGACGAACGTGATTCACGTCGTTCACCTTCTGATGACCGTAATGCAGAAGAAAGCGCTGAAGAAAACGCTGAATAA
- a CDS encoding tetratricopeptide repeat protein, with translation MKVSARILMLRICLLLLSVVSINVFAVTEAVDIYSDQQLISLIRSNQYLQRVKADDCQLVQDIEARAEVLQQPMYQFLWGEMLNNGVCVKAHPSRGMALLQTSAEQGSAEAMVKLADYYYRGKLVVKDPNRAVQYVLPAAANGDLTARMTLVRLFGEGYGSPADYELGYHWLYNSIFDDDAQQKKASSLLQMLAAKMPASIVARAQQPQLYTR, from the coding sequence ATGAAAGTGTCAGCGAGAATCCTTATGTTGCGTATCTGTTTATTGTTATTGAGTGTCGTTTCCATCAATGTATTTGCGGTGACAGAAGCCGTCGATATCTATAGCGATCAACAATTGATTTCGCTCATCCGCTCAAATCAATATTTACAACGCGTCAAAGCAGACGACTGTCAGTTGGTTCAAGACATTGAAGCCCGTGCTGAAGTATTACAGCAACCCATGTATCAGTTTTTATGGGGTGAAATGCTTAATAACGGTGTGTGTGTCAAGGCTCATCCTTCTCGCGGTATGGCATTGCTGCAAACTTCTGCCGAGCAAGGCAGTGCCGAAGCGATGGTAAAATTGGCAGATTATTATTATCGCGGTAAACTAGTGGTTAAAGATCCCAATCGTGCAGTGCAATATGTGTTGCCTGCGGCAGCTAATGGGGATTTAACCGCAAGAATGACATTAGTTCGTTTGTTTGGTGAAGGCTATGGAAGTCCTGCCGATTACGAACTTGGCTATCATTGGTTATATAACAGTATATTTGATGACGATGCTCAACAGAAAAAAGCTTCGTCTTTATTACAGATGCTCGCTGCAAAAATGCCTGCCAGTATAGTGGCCAGGGCACAGCAGCCACAGCTGTACACACGTTAA
- the rpsR gene encoding 30S ribosomal protein S18, whose product MARYFRRRKFCRFTAEGVVEIDYKDIVTLKNYITESGKIVPSRITGTSARYQRQLARAIKRARYLSLLPYTDLHQ is encoded by the coding sequence ATGGCACGTTATTTCCGTCGTCGCAAGTTCTGCCGCTTCACCGCTGAAGGTGTTGTGGAGATTGATTATAAAGATATCGTTACTTTAAAGAACTACATCACTGAAAGCGGCAAGATTGTTCCTAGCCGTATCACTGGTACCAGTGCTAGATATCAACGCCAACTAGCTCGCGCTATCAAGCGTGCTCGTTATCTTTCTCTACTGCCATATACTGATTTACATCAGTAA
- a CDS encoding YdiY family protein, with protein sequence MMTMKNIVTTCCLFLLSAPAWALVPPDYQEPPSSFNAEVEAGLQLNSGNNETKNFNGRTYLTYDSKNTKQEATLKAYYAADGNESTAERYELYLQSNYKLERGYIFGRGEFTWDQFGSYTRISTISTGYGFDLIKNNRTKLSLEAGPGYRYDQPQGSVAEPDPDANRDIILRSAAKYTVKLQEYTSFNADVTAETGQTNNTLTLDMSYKNTFIQDWAFKIGMNIKYTEVVPDDSKNTDTITTFNLLYTFQ encoded by the coding sequence ATGATGACCATGAAAAACATAGTAACAACATGCTGCCTCTTTTTATTGTCTGCTCCGGCATGGGCCTTAGTTCCACCTGATTATCAGGAACCACCCAGCAGTTTTAATGCTGAGGTAGAAGCAGGCTTGCAATTAAATAGCGGTAACAACGAAACTAAAAACTTCAACGGTCGAACTTATTTAACTTATGATTCGAAGAACACTAAGCAAGAAGCAACATTAAAGGCCTATTATGCGGCTGATGGTAATGAGTCTACTGCTGAGCGTTACGAATTATACTTACAGTCTAACTACAAGCTAGAGCGCGGTTATATATTTGGCCGTGGTGAATTTACTTGGGATCAATTTGGTTCGTACACTCGAATATCTACTATTTCAACAGGTTATGGTTTTGATTTAATTAAGAACAATAGAACAAAACTGAGCCTTGAAGCTGGTCCGGGTTATCGTTACGACCAACCACAAGGCAGTGTTGCAGAACCCGATCCTGATGCAAACCGCGATATTATTTTACGTTCGGCGGCCAAATACACAGTTAAACTGCAAGAGTACACTAGCTTTAATGCTGATGTGACAGCTGAAACAGGTCAGACTAATAATACCTTAACCCTTGATATGAGTTATAAAAACACCTTTATTCAAGATTGGGCATTTAAAATAGGTATGAACATCAAGTACACTGAAGTGGTTCCTGATGACAGTAAAAATACTGACACCATCACCACATTCAACTTGTTGTATACGTTTCAATAA